The segment CGCCGCCAGCGGCACCGTCGCCGCCTCGCGCGCCACCGCCGCATCGTAGCGATCGGCAACGATCAGCCCGGTCCGCTCCGGCAGGAAATGCGGCTGGTCGAGTGGGCGCAGGTCAAACCCCTGCGGCACCGCCCAGAAGAAGCGGTCGCAATGGCCGAGATATTCGGGCCATTTGGCATCACCGAGCAGGTCCGCCCGCGATACCTTGATCTCGACGATGACGATATTGCCACGCATATCCAGCGCCATGAGGTCAACGCGCCGGCCGCCTTCCAGCGGCACTTCGGCGATCGTCACGCAATCATGGCGCAGCAGCATCCGACACACGCCTCGCACCACGTCGGCGGCGACCAGTGCCTCAGCTTCCGGGTTCAGGCCAGGGGACATAGAGGAGTGCGCGTTCATCACCGGAACATAGAACATTCAGCGAACACAGAAAAGCCGCCGAATCGCTTCGGCGGCTTTTCTGATGCGAGCGCGCCGTGCGCGATCAACGGTAGAAGATGTGGTTCCCCACCGTCGCTACCGAGGCGCGGCCCTGCGCGCCGTTGACGTAGCGCGCATGAAAGTAGAGCGCGTCGCCAGCCGGGCTGTCCCACAGATTCTTGCGGGCGACCTGCGCGACCGCCAGGGCGCGACGCCACTGGGCATTGGCCGGAGCGGTCGGCATCTTGCCGCCGCGAACGAACGAGAACTGGCCCTTCTGGGTCACCACCGAGCAGACCGAGCCGGGAAACCGGCCGGAGGTGCTCCGGTTCAGGATCACATCGGCCACCGCGAGCTGCCCCGACAGCGGCTCGCTGCGCGCTTCGAAATAGACCCCCGTGGCGAGACAGCGGAGTTCGCGGTCCTCTTCAAGCGCGGCGACGTCTTCCTGCGCAGCAACTGCGTCGGAGAGCGTGGCATATTCCGTGTCGGTATCGTCCCCTGCGTCGATCTCCTGCTGCTCGACCGCGGCCTGAGGCGCGGGAACCTGCTGGGAAGCAAGGACGTTCTGAATCTGTGCCGGTGCCAGCTGCACCGTCGCCTGAGTATGCGCTTCCTGCTGGGGAAGCGGGCTCAGGTTGAGCGTGGCTGCATTCGCAAGTGCGCCAGCGCAAAAAGTCACAGCTGCGAAAGTCGCAGCCCGTGGCAGAAACTTCATTTCATATCTGTATTGTGCGGTTGGCGTGCGATCGGTTGTTGCTCACGAGGAGACTGAACCGCCGGACTTACCCCCCGACTGCGTAACCGATCGACTTCACACCTCGAACGGCACAACGCGAATTGACGTGGTGAACCCTTTCGCGGGCGAGGCACGGGCTGTCAACAAAGGTTCATCGTTTCAGCGGCGAACCGTTCGGCGCCTGCGATATCCAGTTCGACGACCCAGAGGTCGCTGTCCCGCTCGCGGCGCCGCCGCCAATAGGCGCTCGCCTCCGCCTCGTCGGTCAGTTGCTGGGGGCCGGAGGGAAGCAGGGCAGGCGTCCCCTCCGGACCGATGCCGCGTTCGACGAAGCGCGGGTGGACGCCGCGCTCGAGCAGCAGCAGCAGAATTGCGCCCGAGGTCGAATCGCCCTTGGCGAGCACCATTGCCGAACCGCCAGCACTATCGGCC is part of the Sphingomonas sp. genome and harbors:
- a CDS encoding MmcB family DNA repair protein — protein: MNAHSSMSPGLNPEAEALVAADVVRGVCRMLLRHDCVTIAEVPLEGGRRVDLMALDMRGNIVIVEIKVSRADLLGDAKWPEYLGHCDRFFWAVPQGFDLRPLDQPHFLPERTGLIVADRYDAAVAREAATVPLAAPGRRKATLAFARRAGRRLLGMLDPDVADGF
- a CDS encoding cell wall hydrolase gives rise to the protein MTFCAGALANAATLNLSPLPQQEAHTQATVQLAPAQIQNVLASQQVPAPQAAVEQQEIDAGDDTDTEYATLSDAVAAQEDVAALEEDRELRCLATGVYFEARSEPLSGQLAVADVILNRSTSGRFPGSVCSVVTQKGQFSFVRGGKMPTAPANAQWRRALAVAQVARKNLWDSPAGDALYFHARYVNGAQGRASVATVGNHIFYR
- a CDS encoding DUF1491 family protein translates to MTPRLTSAMLVSALVRRADSAGGSAMVLAKGDSTSGAILLLLLERGVHPRFVERGIGPEGTPALLPSGPQQLTDEAEASAYWRRRRERDSDLWVVELDIAGAERFAAETMNLC